The [Bacillus] selenitireducens MLS10 genome includes a region encoding these proteins:
- a CDS encoding enoyl-CoA hydratase/isomerase family protein, with protein MNTVNYVIESGIATIQMNRPEVRNAINEEMHRDLYQAFQEARRDEDVKVIVLTGIDDAFSAGADIKSIPVEEMDSFDHGTYLEEYYNPLVTLIENIEKPVVAYINGTAVGAGLSLALACDMRFAEEDAKLALSFFGIGLTPDAGASYYLPRLVGLGNAIALGTGKPFTVKEGMHLGLIQGVGNPVETVMQLKRVPHPAYSWMKKNMKFGMENSLEATLEQEIEGQRAAGSSEAHKAAVRAFLSR; from the coding sequence TCCGGCATCGCGACGATTCAGATGAATCGCCCGGAGGTGCGTAACGCCATCAACGAAGAGATGCACCGAGATCTGTATCAGGCTTTTCAGGAAGCACGACGCGACGAGGATGTGAAGGTGATAGTTTTGACCGGGATTGATGACGCCTTTTCCGCCGGAGCGGATATCAAGAGCATCCCGGTTGAGGAGATGGACAGCTTTGATCACGGCACGTATCTTGAGGAGTATTACAATCCGCTCGTCACACTCATCGAAAACATCGAGAAACCCGTCGTCGCCTATATCAACGGCACGGCAGTGGGCGCGGGACTGAGCCTTGCCCTTGCCTGTGATATGCGGTTTGCCGAAGAAGACGCCAAACTCGCCCTCAGCTTTTTCGGCATCGGCCTGACGCCTGACGCAGGCGCAAGCTACTATCTTCCTCGCCTCGTCGGACTCGGTAACGCCATCGCCCTTGGCACCGGGAAACCGTTCACGGTCAAAGAAGGCATGCATTTGGGCCTGATCCAGGGCGTAGGCAACCCTGTCGAGACCGTCATGCAGCTGAAACGTGTGCCACATCCGGCCTACAGCTGGATGAAGAAGAACATGAAGTTCGGTATGGAAAACAGCCTCGAAGCCACGTTGGAACAGGAAATTGAGGGCCAGCGTGCCGCAGGCAGCTCCGAGGCCCATAAAGCCGCCGTCCGGGCCTTCCTGTCCCGTTGA
- the hemQ gene encoding hydrogen peroxide-dependent heme synthase, producing MAEPAKTLDGWYVLHDLRSVDWASWKKLSPTERENILSEFHSHLEKWDAVEASQEGSHGMYKMMGQKSDIMFMWLRPTMDELHEIEHAFNKSGLAEFLIPNYSYVSVVELSNYLPADKDPNEDPEIQARLKPILPKWQYVCFYPMDKRREGNDNWYMLDMEDRQTMMRSHGMIGRGYAGKVRQIISGSVGFDDWEWGVTLYAHDMLQFKKLVYEMRFDEVSARYGEFGSFFVGMQLPAKELGDYFYV from the coding sequence ATGGCAGAACCGGCAAAAACACTGGACGGCTGGTACGTCCTTCACGATTTACGCAGCGTGGACTGGGCATCCTGGAAGAAACTGAGTCCGACGGAGCGGGAGAACATCCTCTCTGAGTTTCACAGCCACCTCGAAAAGTGGGACGCAGTAGAGGCTTCACAGGAAGGCAGCCATGGCATGTACAAAATGATGGGTCAAAAATCAGACATCATGTTCATGTGGCTCCGCCCGACGATGGACGAGCTTCATGAGATTGAGCATGCCTTTAACAAATCCGGACTCGCGGAATTCCTGATCCCGAACTATTCCTATGTCTCCGTCGTGGAACTCAGCAACTACCTCCCTGCGGACAAGGATCCGAATGAAGATCCGGAGATTCAGGCACGGCTGAAACCGATCCTTCCGAAATGGCAGTACGTCTGTTTTTATCCGATGGACAAGCGCCGCGAGGGCAATGACAACTGGTATATGCTCGACATGGAAGACCGTCAGACGATGATGCGCAGTCACGGCATGATCGGCCGCGGCTATGCCGGCAAAGTCCGCCAGATCATCAGCGGGTCCGTCGGCTTCGACGACTGGGAGTGGGGCGTGACGCTTTATGCCCACGATATGCTTCAGTTTAAGAAGCTCGTGTATGAAATGCGCTTTGACGAAGTCAGCGCCCGTTACGGCGAATTCGGCTCGTTCTTTGTCGGCATGCAGCTCCCTGCAAAAGAGCTCGGCGACTATTTTTACGTGTAA
- a CDS encoding glycoside hydrolase family 2 protein yields MRKQIILDGSWIFLTDPDQQGLNQEWYMKSLSDKGTEVTVPHIWQRDDRFSTYTGAAWYQCEFHAEKPKDHDITVVTFDAVDYEAKVWLNGVYLGSHEGGYTPFEFNFDKALNEGVNQLTVRVYDPSDNAEIPIGKQGSWYSRVSGIWQSVTLEQRPAIHLKDIQIRPAEDLSGVWVQVTANEQLPDGLSLQISVTEHNGHEEIVGKEAQEEEWMFIKWDDIRLWSPEDPFLYDVTVRLVSGEHTYDEKRKHFGMRNVYQKDGDVWLNGQPLKIRGALDQAFYPDTIYSAPGEVFIKDEIQKAKQLGFNLLRKHIKIETPEYLYWADRMGMLIWEEPPNVVKFSAQANRRFKKDLLEMIKRDAHHPSIIIWSIYNEEWGLEWDLSNDSEKQRYVKELFEEVRASDATRLICDNSGWRHVVTDVNDTHRYFTVPEQSVEWKADLRENIIGSPDANFVPGQVSSQEPVIVSEFGVWGLPDPQDMIDYYGKQPLWYENLGDDTHKEDFKRPLTLFEHFERYQLNEVFRDYAELAACSQRRQFRANQGLIEEMRKERGINGYVVTELTDIEWETNGWMDYARNFKKGFEKANRFNGPLVVMADLKERNVWTGDALTAELMISNHDFRPLKGTLICEIPELNLQESRMIDEGTNVWVKLQEDIRFMIPEDTKTMSITLNLRLELEDGSVVENEYELTITKQEPARRQGIRVYTAYLPETFAEQLRRQGFDIAEEMNEADIAITGQLTKEFEESYIMGKQILFLAEDGDTIAEKGPITFREMDRGESWNRTSSMNYVNTAKFPEIPLQKEMGWEFHGIFPEYVIPMTNYEKIGGTVGRIVYMFGNSALADSSEILSGYFQGWAGQNGASMVRHYSAKGSLTITTWKLIRNYGKHPVGTSILNQLIHEFSNKIHN; encoded by the coding sequence ATGCGAAAACAAATCATCTTGGACGGAAGTTGGATTTTTCTTACTGATCCGGATCAGCAAGGTCTTAATCAGGAATGGTACATGAAATCTTTGAGCGATAAAGGAACAGAGGTTACCGTTCCTCACATATGGCAAAGGGATGACCGTTTCAGTACCTATACAGGTGCTGCCTGGTATCAGTGCGAATTTCACGCAGAGAAGCCAAAAGATCATGACATTACAGTCGTTACTTTTGATGCGGTGGATTACGAAGCAAAGGTTTGGTTGAATGGCGTATACCTAGGCAGCCACGAAGGCGGCTACACGCCATTTGAGTTCAATTTTGATAAAGCCCTGAATGAAGGTGTTAATCAACTTACGGTCAGGGTGTATGACCCTTCGGATAATGCGGAAATCCCCATTGGGAAACAGGGCTCATGGTATTCGCGTGTCAGTGGAATTTGGCAATCTGTTACGTTGGAACAACGTCCGGCCATCCATCTTAAAGATATTCAAATCCGGCCAGCTGAGGATTTATCGGGTGTATGGGTACAGGTAACTGCCAACGAACAGCTGCCGGACGGGCTTTCTTTACAAATATCCGTAACAGAACATAACGGACATGAGGAGATCGTCGGGAAAGAAGCGCAAGAAGAGGAGTGGATGTTCATTAAATGGGATGACATTCGTCTCTGGTCTCCGGAAGATCCGTTTTTATATGATGTGACTGTAAGGCTCGTCTCGGGTGAGCACACATACGATGAGAAGCGTAAACATTTTGGTATGCGGAATGTTTATCAAAAGGACGGGGATGTCTGGTTGAATGGCCAACCTCTCAAAATCAGAGGAGCCCTTGATCAGGCGTTTTATCCGGATACGATCTATTCTGCGCCCGGAGAAGTTTTCATCAAAGATGAAATCCAAAAGGCGAAGCAGTTGGGATTTAATCTCCTGAGAAAGCATATTAAGATCGAAACACCGGAGTATCTGTACTGGGCGGATCGGATGGGGATGCTGATATGGGAAGAGCCGCCGAACGTGGTTAAGTTTTCAGCCCAGGCAAATCGCCGTTTCAAAAAAGACCTGCTCGAAATGATTAAACGTGATGCACACCACCCGTCAATCATAATTTGGTCGATTTATAATGAAGAGTGGGGCTTGGAGTGGGATCTCAGTAATGACAGCGAGAAGCAACGGTACGTAAAAGAACTATTTGAAGAGGTGCGGGCAAGTGACGCGACGCGGCTCATCTGTGATAATTCAGGATGGCGACATGTCGTGACTGATGTCAATGATACGCATCGTTATTTCACGGTACCTGAACAGTCTGTCGAGTGGAAAGCGGATCTCAGAGAAAATATTATCGGATCGCCGGATGCAAATTTTGTACCAGGTCAAGTTTCCTCTCAAGAACCTGTCATTGTGTCTGAGTTTGGTGTGTGGGGACTGCCCGATCCTCAGGACATGATTGATTATTATGGAAAACAGCCATTATGGTACGAAAACCTGGGTGATGACACGCATAAAGAAGACTTTAAGAGACCGTTAACACTCTTTGAGCACTTTGAACGCTATCAGTTGAATGAAGTGTTTCGTGATTATGCAGAGCTTGCCGCGTGTTCGCAGCGAAGGCAGTTCAGAGCTAATCAGGGCCTCATTGAAGAAATGCGAAAAGAAAGAGGGATTAACGGATACGTCGTGACAGAGTTGACCGATATCGAGTGGGAAACAAACGGATGGATGGACTACGCACGAAACTTCAAAAAAGGATTCGAAAAGGCCAATAGATTTAACGGCCCCCTGGTTGTCATGGCAGATTTGAAAGAACGGAATGTCTGGACAGGTGATGCTTTGACTGCCGAACTGATGATTTCCAATCATGATTTTCGCCCCCTGAAAGGAACCCTTATATGCGAAATTCCTGAACTGAATCTGCAAGAAAGCCGGATGATCGATGAAGGAACAAATGTGTGGGTAAAATTGCAGGAAGATATCCGCTTCATGATTCCAGAGGATACTAAGACCATGTCCATTACCCTGAACCTTCGTCTTGAGTTGGAAGACGGTTCCGTTGTAGAGAATGAATATGAACTGACGATTACGAAGCAGGAACCTGCGAGACGTCAGGGGATCAGAGTATATACAGCTTATTTGCCGGAAACATTTGCTGAACAGCTCAGGCGTCAGGGGTTTGATATCGCCGAAGAGATGAATGAAGCTGATATTGCCATTACAGGACAATTGACGAAAGAATTCGAAGAGTCCTATATCATGGGGAAACAGATTCTTTTCCTTGCAGAAGATGGAGACACAATTGCAGAAAAAGGACCGATTACATTCAGAGAGATGGATCGGGGTGAAAGCTGGAATCGGACGTCATCGATGAACTATGTGAACACGGCCAAGTTCCCTGAGATCCCATTGCAAAAAGAAATGGGATGGGAGTTCCATGGAATCTTCCCGGAGTATGTCATCCCAATGACGAATTATGAAAAAATCGGGGGGACAGTTGGACGCATCGTTTATATGTTCGGAAACAGTGCCCTGGCTGATTCATCAGAAATACTGTCCGGTTATTTCCAAGGATGGGCTGGTCAAAATGGTGCATCCATGGTCAGACACTACTCAGCTAAAGGCTCATTGACAATCACGACATGGAAATTGATCAGGAATTATGGGAAACATCCTGTTGGAACATCGATATTGAATCAGCTGATTCATGAATTCAGCAATAAAATACACAACTGA
- a CDS encoding carbohydrate ABC transporter permease, translated as MLNKTILSSKFWIYVAAYGLAAIMILPLLWMIISSFKPPGSTVTVIGQLLSSPFSLDSYRAVLRPDGTAMMWQWTFNSVLVGVVQTVVTVFFASWAAFAVSRIPFRGKKFLFAFILIGLMVPVESIVVPLFNMIVDLNWVNTYHALIWPGMLLPLAFLILKQFIDQLPGELLEAAKIDGAGYFTMWAKIILPLSRSSMAAVSIFVFIQSWNNLLWPLLVAQETRMMTLPVGIPTFQSNFATDLAVPMASNVLASIPALIVFLLFQKHIIKGIALSGIK; from the coding sequence ATGCTGAATAAAACGATATTATCAAGCAAATTCTGGATTTATGTGGCAGCTTACGGACTGGCCGCCATTATGATTCTCCCGCTGCTTTGGATGATCATATCCTCGTTTAAACCACCGGGATCCACGGTGACGGTAATTGGTCAACTTCTGTCAAGTCCGTTCAGCCTGGACAGCTATCGGGCCGTTTTAAGACCTGACGGAACAGCGATGATGTGGCAGTGGACGTTCAACAGTGTCCTTGTCGGTGTCGTTCAGACTGTAGTCACCGTATTCTTTGCATCCTGGGCAGCTTTTGCGGTTTCGCGCATTCCGTTTAGAGGGAAAAAATTCCTTTTCGCATTTATTCTGATCGGCTTGATGGTTCCTGTGGAATCCATAGTCGTTCCGCTTTTTAACATGATCGTTGATTTGAACTGGGTGAATACTTATCATGCCCTGATTTGGCCGGGTATGCTCTTACCCCTTGCATTTTTGATCTTGAAACAGTTCATTGATCAATTACCAGGCGAACTCTTGGAAGCAGCTAAGATTGATGGAGCAGGCTATTTTACGATGTGGGCCAAGATCATTCTCCCCTTATCGCGGAGTTCGATGGCTGCTGTCAGTATCTTTGTCTTTATCCAGTCCTGGAATAATCTGCTTTGGCCCCTTCTTGTGGCGCAGGAGACCAGAATGATGACACTTCCTGTAGGGATACCGACATTCCAAAGCAATTTTGCAACGGACCTTGCTGTACCTATGGCTTCGAATGTCTTGGCGAGTATCCCGGCGCTGATCGTATTTCTGTTATTCCAAAAACATATTATTAAAGGGATTGCCCTGTCAGGCATAAAGTAG
- a CDS encoding carbohydrate ABC transporter permease, translated as MDKQTVEKSDEVFSAERYKKKTVIKNYLTAAVFLGPFMILYCWFWIYPIIQGFITSLTSGVYGVEQNFVGLDNYVHMMTDGKFWVSFGNTLYFILISTPTIVGLGLVMALFVNSKLKGTTLLRSAFFMPYMLSISVVGSIWVFILQSRTGLLAETLSSLGIAMEISWFGSWGMGWLSILIATLWWTVGFNMILLLAGLQEIPEDIYEAADIDGANKWEKFKYITFPSLRGVMVLVILLQTIASFKLFGQTFLITNGGPGISTTPLVHYIYQVAFRQWDMGYASAISFVLFLVISLVAYLQYRFMMSKD; from the coding sequence ATGGATAAACAAACAGTTGAAAAAAGTGATGAGGTTTTCTCAGCTGAACGGTATAAGAAAAAGACGGTGATCAAAAATTATCTGACTGCTGCTGTATTTCTCGGGCCATTCATGATTTTATATTGCTGGTTTTGGATCTATCCCATCATTCAGGGGTTTATAACCAGTCTGACAAGCGGTGTCTACGGTGTGGAACAAAATTTTGTCGGGTTGGATAATTACGTCCACATGATGACGGACGGAAAGTTTTGGGTTTCTTTTGGTAACACACTCTACTTTATTCTGATCTCCACGCCAACGATTGTCGGTCTGGGGCTTGTCATGGCTCTCTTTGTCAATTCGAAACTGAAGGGAACCACCTTACTCAGAAGTGCATTTTTCATGCCTTATATGCTTTCGATATCTGTAGTGGGAAGTATCTGGGTATTTATTTTACAGTCACGGACTGGGCTTCTTGCAGAAACGTTAAGTTCCCTAGGAATCGCGATGGAAATATCATGGTTTGGAAGTTGGGGAATGGGTTGGCTGTCGATTCTGATCGCGACCTTATGGTGGACAGTCGGTTTTAATATGATTTTGCTATTGGCTGGTCTGCAAGAAATACCGGAAGACATTTACGAGGCTGCCGATATTGACGGGGCTAACAAATGGGAGAAGTTCAAATACATAACCTTTCCGTCACTCCGGGGAGTTATGGTCCTGGTCATTTTGCTGCAAACCATAGCCTCGTTTAAATTGTTTGGACAAACGTTCCTGATTACCAACGGTGGACCAGGTATATCAACGACACCACTCGTCCACTATATCTATCAGGTCGCGTTCAGACAATGGGATATGGGCTATGCTTCAGCGATATCCTTTGTTTTGTTCCTCGTGATCTCATTAGTGGCTTATCTGCAATACAGGTTTATGATGTCAAAAGACTGA
- a CDS encoding ABC transporter substrate-binding protein, whose translation MMGKLKGVSFGLTSTALLAGILAGCGTDENASGDATASDNNVSGANGEVVELSYWVPFSGSDGEFMEGMVRQFNEEHEGIQVEFMNNNWDDYYPKLRTALVSNSAPDIAVSHVSNLPELIPTGSIEPLDELAEEAGIDWGTFADNQVNATVIDDKHYAVPLDTHAVIMYYNTDLLDEAGLLNEDGSIAMDEGHEGFTAMLETLDQELPDNISPMIMGTNNIFTYWVWHALVSQQGHDYLTGSDVAIDSPEGIEAMRLMTDWIDRDLMPADVGDNSYDIFKTGQAAVTFSGVWATGNFETEEDLAFQAVPFPQLYDQPAAWGNSHTLIVPKQDSRNKQIAAVQFADWLAENSVMWAEAGHVPPKPSVIESADYQDLPYRSDYAAVMDDVVYVPQSAQASSIQDEILESLVQINYGQSSIEDGIRNAQEKVEGIVGE comes from the coding sequence ATGATGGGTAAATTGAAAGGGGTTTCATTTGGGTTAACTAGTACGGCGCTTCTCGCAGGTATTCTTGCAGGTTGTGGAACGGATGAAAATGCATCTGGAGATGCAACTGCCTCGGACAATAATGTAAGCGGTGCCAATGGAGAGGTCGTTGAATTAAGTTATTGGGTGCCATTCAGTGGTTCAGACGGTGAGTTTATGGAGGGAATGGTCAGGCAGTTTAATGAAGAGCATGAAGGCATTCAGGTCGAGTTCATGAATAATAACTGGGATGACTATTATCCGAAACTCAGAACGGCACTGGTTTCCAACTCTGCGCCTGATATTGCGGTATCCCATGTCTCTAATTTACCCGAATTGATTCCGACGGGTTCCATTGAGCCTTTGGATGAACTGGCAGAAGAAGCTGGGATTGACTGGGGTACTTTTGCCGATAATCAAGTCAATGCAACCGTCATTGATGACAAACATTATGCCGTTCCGTTAGATACGCATGCCGTGATCATGTACTACAATACAGATCTTCTCGATGAGGCCGGATTACTTAATGAAGACGGCAGCATTGCAATGGACGAGGGTCATGAAGGATTTACGGCTATGCTCGAAACTCTTGACCAGGAACTTCCGGATAATATATCGCCCATGATCATGGGTACAAACAACATTTTTACTTACTGGGTATGGCACGCCTTAGTCAGCCAGCAGGGACATGATTATCTCACAGGGTCAGATGTGGCAATCGATTCACCGGAAGGTATTGAAGCCATGAGACTGATGACTGATTGGATTGATCGTGATCTGATGCCGGCAGATGTTGGTGATAACAGCTATGACATTTTCAAAACCGGTCAGGCTGCAGTGACATTCAGTGGTGTCTGGGCAACGGGGAATTTTGAAACAGAGGAAGATTTGGCATTTCAGGCTGTGCCGTTTCCACAGCTGTATGATCAGCCGGCGGCGTGGGGGAACTCACATACACTGATTGTTCCAAAGCAGGACAGTCGCAATAAACAGATCGCTGCTGTTCAATTTGCAGATTGGCTCGCGGAAAATAGCGTGATGTGGGCAGAAGCCGGGCATGTTCCGCCAAAGCCGTCCGTTATTGAATCTGCTGATTATCAGGATCTTCCATACCGTTCTGACTATGCTGCGGTCATGGATGATGTCGTATACGTACCGCAGTCCGCGCAGGCAAGCTCCATTCAGGACGAGATTTTAGAGTCCCTGGTGCAAATCAATTATGGTCAAAGTTCCATTGAAGACGGTATTCGTAATGCACAAGAAAAAGTGGAAGGCATCGTCGGGGAATAA
- a CDS encoding ArsR/SmtB family transcription factor gives MKNLTLNMDNALSVCKAIANEHRMNILKILSHGPHNVNELSEKLGLPFSTTAVNVKKLEEVGLITTELVPGRGTQKINSKNFDRIVIDLFEGDIEFEKNTISIEMPVGEFIDVHAEPSCGLVGEHDYIGMQDDPRSFYETDRHQAQLLFFKNGYVEYRFPNRVPYGARPSEIEFSAELCSEAPYFKLDWPSDITLWVNQTDVGTWTSPGDFGGERGFNTPKWWGIHNTQFGLLKTWKINREGTFLDGVNISDITISDLAITENPYISLRFGIKEDAVNVGGINLFGKEFGNYRQAIVMNLRYENQK, from the coding sequence ATGAAAAATCTTACATTAAACATGGACAATGCACTATCCGTTTGTAAAGCGATAGCGAATGAACACCGGATGAATATCTTAAAAATACTGAGTCATGGCCCCCATAATGTAAATGAGCTTTCTGAAAAGCTCGGCCTGCCATTCTCGACAACAGCTGTAAATGTAAAAAAGCTGGAGGAGGTTGGTCTGATAACAACAGAGCTCGTGCCAGGCCGAGGCACACAGAAAATCAATTCCAAGAACTTTGATCGCATTGTCATTGATCTGTTTGAAGGTGACATTGAGTTCGAAAAGAATACGATCTCTATTGAAATGCCTGTTGGGGAATTTATTGATGTTCATGCCGAACCTAGTTGCGGGCTTGTTGGTGAGCATGATTATATCGGTATGCAAGATGACCCCCGGTCGTTTTATGAGACGGATCGTCATCAGGCGCAATTGTTGTTTTTCAAAAATGGCTATGTGGAATATCGCTTTCCAAACAGAGTTCCTTATGGTGCAAGACCTTCAGAAATCGAATTTTCTGCTGAACTCTGTTCCGAAGCCCCCTACTTCAAACTGGATTGGCCCTCCGATATTACATTGTGGGTTAATCAGACAGACGTTGGGACATGGACTTCTCCCGGAGATTTTGGCGGTGAGCGAGGATTTAATACACCAAAATGGTGGGGGATTCATAACACCCAATTCGGACTCCTTAAAACGTGGAAAATCAATCGGGAAGGGACTTTTCTTGATGGGGTGAATATATCTGATATCACCATTTCTGACCTTGCTATCACGGAGAATCCGTATATTTCATTGCGATTCGGGATTAAAGAAGACGCAGTAAATGTAGGTGGGATCAACCTGTTCGGCAAGGAATTCGGGAATTACCGTCAGGCGATCGTTATGAACCTGCGATATGAAAATCAAAAATAA
- a CDS encoding DUF423 domain-containing protein, with amino-acid sequence MKLFLILGGMSGFLFVALGAFGAHALNDKLEAMGYKGTFETGVQYHMIHTLAIIAVAILMNHLSSTGLLTAAGWSFFAGILLFSGSLYALSLTGIRVLGAITPIGGVAFIAGWILIVIAAVVE; translated from the coding sequence GTGAAACTTTTTTTGATACTAGGCGGGATGAGCGGTTTTCTGTTCGTGGCACTGGGTGCGTTTGGGGCCCACGCGCTGAATGATAAGCTCGAAGCAATGGGCTATAAGGGAACCTTTGAGACAGGTGTGCAGTATCATATGATTCATACGCTGGCAATCATCGCCGTGGCGATTCTGATGAACCATCTCTCTTCAACGGGGCTTTTGACGGCAGCAGGCTGGTCATTCTTTGCGGGCATTCTGCTCTTTTCCGGGAGTCTCTATGCACTCAGTCTCACAGGCATCCGGGTTCTCGGTGCGATTACACCGATCGGCGGCGTGGCGTTCATTGCAGGCTGGATTCTGATTGTGATTGCGGCCGTGGTGGAATGA
- a CDS encoding GNAT family N-acetyltransferase — protein MHSPITVRPYTVRDYDDLLLIQKESFPPPFPEELWWQKNHIEAHTATFPEGAMIAYVGDDPAGSATALITHFDGSPHTWDEVADDGFIRNSHTSDGDTLYGIDVCVRPAYRGFGVAKALYDARKELVISLGLKRYVAGCRIPDFHKAEPDLSAEDYVNDVQAGKRTDQVLTFMLKQGLHVKQIIPDYLDDGESRNYGVIVAWENRNLR, from the coding sequence ATGCATTCACCCATCACCGTTCGTCCTTATACGGTCCGCGATTATGACGATTTGCTCCTGATTCAAAAAGAATCCTTTCCCCCGCCTTTTCCTGAAGAGCTGTGGTGGCAAAAAAACCATATAGAGGCCCACACGGCAACGTTCCCTGAAGGCGCCATGATTGCCTATGTGGGGGATGATCCGGCCGGATCGGCCACCGCCCTCATCACTCATTTTGACGGATCCCCGCATACGTGGGATGAAGTCGCCGATGACGGTTTCATTCGAAACAGCCATACTTCGGACGGAGATACCCTTTACGGCATTGATGTCTGCGTCCGCCCCGCTTACAGGGGATTCGGTGTCGCCAAAGCCCTCTACGATGCCCGAAAAGAGCTCGTCATCTCCCTTGGCCTGAAGCGCTACGTAGCAGGCTGCCGGATTCCGGACTTTCATAAAGCCGAACCGGATCTGTCCGCAGAGGACTATGTGAATGACGTTCAGGCCGGCAAAAGGACGGATCAGGTCTTGACCTTTATGTTAAAACAGGGGCTGCACGTCAAACAAATCATCCCCGATTACCTCGATGACGGGGAATCAAGGAACTACGGCGTCATCGTCGCATGGGAAAACCGCAATCTGCGCTAG
- a CDS encoding YwdI family protein: MDIPVSTVIEKMEQALGRMKDVQDQPAAVAEQARLIQAYSELLAESSAPKSGYVPPVHHASLEDLEKTRVEGPAAVPGKPLDEPEPKQDQVRAYEKGQRVGDMAAKQKKQTEERKRETIYDEDEKPQSDSLLDF, translated from the coding sequence ATGGATATTCCGGTATCGACTGTGATCGAAAAAATGGAACAGGCTCTCGGACGGATGAAAGACGTTCAGGATCAGCCGGCGGCTGTGGCGGAACAGGCGAGACTCATTCAGGCTTACAGTGAGCTTCTCGCGGAGTCTTCCGCTCCAAAAAGCGGGTACGTGCCGCCGGTCCATCATGCAAGTCTTGAAGATCTTGAGAAGACAAGGGTTGAAGGCCCCGCTGCTGTTCCGGGTAAACCTTTGGATGAGCCTGAACCAAAACAGGATCAGGTAAGGGCGTACGAAAAAGGCCAGCGTGTCGGTGACATGGCAGCCAAACAAAAAAAGCAGACGGAAGAACGGAAACGGGAAACCATTTACGACGAAGATGAGAAGCCGCAATCGGACAGCCTGCTTGATTTTTGA